The following are from one region of the Primulina eburnea isolate SZY01 chromosome 17, ASM2296580v1, whole genome shotgun sequence genome:
- the LOC140818060 gene encoding serine/threonine-protein kinase STY46-like isoform X2, producing the protein MVMELNDSCGSKVVESAPRKTGPQQKKLEVYNNVLRRLKEVDHPEAQEPAFDDHIWEHFNRLPARYAMDVNVERAEDVLTHKRLLDLARDPANRPAFEVRLVQLIKVLIVQTFSYKPLQINETAELARIRLLRSRFYQSLMGIQKIRSIHASHNTEDMLKPVLHFFVSIHPPPAFGSCPNLELLALEASSSEDQDGNRAVNTGVKCLRPMHEITFSTVDKPKLLSQLTSLLAEVGLNIQEAHAFSTVDGYSLDVFVVDGWPFEEVEQLQTALEEEFLKIEKTSRPRPHPHQRSLSPLSEHEHVEIKCESVRLEIPSDGTDVWEMDPNFLKFEYKVASGSYGDLYKGTYCSQEVAIKILKAERLNAELQKEFAQEVYIMRKVRHKNVVQFLGACTRPPNLCIVTEYMSGGSVYDYLHKQKGTFKLPSLLKVAVDVSRGMNYLHQNNIIHRDLKAANLLMDENEVVKVGDFGVARVKAETGVMTAETGTYRWMAPEVIEHKPYDHKVDVFSFGVVLWELLTGKLPYEHLTPLQAAVGVVQKGLRPNIPTHTHPKLAELLERCWQQDPTLRPDFTEITEILQKISEEVGGDGTDKRRGFFSSLRHGRHQ; encoded by the exons GAACTTAACGACAGCTGCGGCAGTAAGGTGGTGGAATCGGCTCCAAGGAAGACCGGGCCACAGCAGAAGAAGTTGGAGGTGTACAATAATGTCCTGCGCCGGCTTAAAGAAGTCGACCATCCGGAGGCTCAGGAGCCAGCTTTCGATGATCATATATGGGAGCATTTCAACCGCCTTCCCGCCAG GTATGCGATGGATGTGAATGTGGAAAGGGCAGAAGATGTTCTCACTCACAAGAGGTTACTGGATCTGGCTCGTGATCCTGCTAATAGGCCCGCATTTGAAGTACGACTTGTGCAG CTTATAAAGGTACTGATAGTTCAAACCTTTAGCTATAAGCCATTGCAAATTAATGAAACAGCTGAGCTTGCTCGTATAAGGCTACTTAGGTCTCG GTTTTACCAGTCTCTGATGGGAATTCAGAAGATTCGATCCATTCACGCCAGCCACAATACGGAAG ATATGCTGAAACCTGTACTCCATTTTTTTGTCAGCATCCATCCACCACCTGCCTTTGGCTCTTGTCCTAATCTTGAATTACTTGCACTGGAAGCAAGCAGTTCAGAAGATCAAGATGGGAACAGAGCTGTAAATACTGGTGTAAAGTGTCTAAG GCCCATGCATGAAATTACTTTCTCAACAGTTGACAAGCCAAAACTCCTCAGTCAG TTGACTTCCTTATTAGCTGAAGTCGGGTTGAACATCCAGGAAGCACATGCTTTTTCAACCGTGGATGGCTACTCTCTAGATGTTTTTGTTGTCGATGGTTGGCCATTTGAG GAGGTTGAGCAACTTCAAACTGCACTGGAAGAAGAATTTCTGAAAATTGAG AAAACTTCTCGGCCGCGTCCACATCCACATCAACGTTCTCTATCTCCTCTTAGTGAGCATGAGCATGTAGAGATAAAGTGTGAATCCGTTCGTTTGGAAATACCCAGTGATGGCACTGATGTTTGGGAAATGGACCCAAATTTTTTGAAATTCGAGTACAAAGTAGCATCGGGATCATACGGTGATTT ATATAAAGGTACTTACTGCAGTCAGGAAGTAGCAATCAAAATTCTCAAGGCAGAGCGCTTGAATGCAGAACTGCAGAAAGAGTTTGCCCAAGAAGTATACATAATGAG AAAGGTTCGACACAAAAATGTTGTTCAGTTCTTAGGAGCGTGCACTAGACCTCCAAATCTCTGTATCGTGACAG AATACATGTCTGGGGGAAGCGTGTATGATTATTTACACAAGCAAAAGGGTACCTTTAAGCTTCCATCTTTGCTCAAAGTGGCTGTTGATGTATCAAGGGGAATGAACTATTTGCATCAAAACAATATAATCCACAGGGACTTAAAGGCTGCCAATCTTCTGATGGATGAAAATGAA GTAGTTAAGGTTGGTGATTTTGGCGTGGCCAGAGTGAAAGCCGAAACTGGTGTGATGACTGCTGAAACTGGGACATATCGGTGGATGGCTCCTGAG GTCATAGAACACAAACCCTATGATCATAAAGTCGACGTCTTCAGTTTTGGGGTGGTTCTATGGGAACTGCTGACAGGAAAG CTTCCATACGAGCACTTAACCCCTTTGCAAGCGGCGGTTGGAGTGGTGCAAAAG GGTCTTCGTCCGAATATTCCTACACACACTCATCCAAAGCTTGCTGAACTGCTCGAGAGATGTTGGCAGCAAGACCCTACTTTGAGACCTGACTTTACTGAAATAACGGAAATCTTACAGAAAATTTCAGAGGAG GTTGGAGGCGATGGAACCGACAAACGTCGAGGATTTTTTTCCAGCTTGAGGCATGGACGACATCAATAG
- the LOC140818060 gene encoding serine/threonine-protein kinase STY46-like isoform X6, with protein MVMELNDSCGSKVVESAPRKTGPQQKKLEVYNNVLRRLKEVDHPEAQEPAFDDHIWEHFNRLPARYAMDVNVERAEDVLTHKRLLDLARDPANRPAFEVRLVQVLPVSDGNSEDSIHSRQPQYGSIHPPPAFGSCPNLELLALEASSSEDQDGNRAVNTGVKCLRPMHEITFSTVDKPKLLSQLTSLLAEVGLNIQEAHAFSTVDGYSLDVFVVDGWPFEEVEQLQTALEEEFLKIEKTSRPRPHPHQRSLSPLSEHEHVEIKCESVRLEIPSDGTDVWEMDPNFLKFEYKVASGSYGDLYKGTYCSQEVAIKILKAERLNAELQKEFAQEVYIMRKVRHKNVVQFLGACTRPPNLCIVTEYMSGGSVYDYLHKQKGTFKLPSLLKVAVDVSRGMNYLHQNNIIHRDLKAANLLMDENEVVKVGDFGVARVKAETGVMTAETGTYRWMAPEVIEHKPYDHKVDVFSFGVVLWELLTGKLPYEHLTPLQAAVGVVQKGLRPNIPTHTHPKLAELLERCWQQDPTLRPDFTEITEILQKISEEVGGDGTDKRRGFFSSLRHGRHQ; from the exons GAACTTAACGACAGCTGCGGCAGTAAGGTGGTGGAATCGGCTCCAAGGAAGACCGGGCCACAGCAGAAGAAGTTGGAGGTGTACAATAATGTCCTGCGCCGGCTTAAAGAAGTCGACCATCCGGAGGCTCAGGAGCCAGCTTTCGATGATCATATATGGGAGCATTTCAACCGCCTTCCCGCCAG GTATGCGATGGATGTGAATGTGGAAAGGGCAGAAGATGTTCTCACTCACAAGAGGTTACTGGATCTGGCTCGTGATCCTGCTAATAGGCCCGCATTTGAAGTACGACTTGTGCAG GTTTTACCAGTCTCTGATGGGAATTCAGAAGATTCGATCCATTCACGCCAGCCACAATACGGAAG CATCCATCCACCACCTGCCTTTGGCTCTTGTCCTAATCTTGAATTACTTGCACTGGAAGCAAGCAGTTCAGAAGATCAAGATGGGAACAGAGCTGTAAATACTGGTGTAAAGTGTCTAAG GCCCATGCATGAAATTACTTTCTCAACAGTTGACAAGCCAAAACTCCTCAGTCAG TTGACTTCCTTATTAGCTGAAGTCGGGTTGAACATCCAGGAAGCACATGCTTTTTCAACCGTGGATGGCTACTCTCTAGATGTTTTTGTTGTCGATGGTTGGCCATTTGAG GAGGTTGAGCAACTTCAAACTGCACTGGAAGAAGAATTTCTGAAAATTGAG AAAACTTCTCGGCCGCGTCCACATCCACATCAACGTTCTCTATCTCCTCTTAGTGAGCATGAGCATGTAGAGATAAAGTGTGAATCCGTTCGTTTGGAAATACCCAGTGATGGCACTGATGTTTGGGAAATGGACCCAAATTTTTTGAAATTCGAGTACAAAGTAGCATCGGGATCATACGGTGATTT ATATAAAGGTACTTACTGCAGTCAGGAAGTAGCAATCAAAATTCTCAAGGCAGAGCGCTTGAATGCAGAACTGCAGAAAGAGTTTGCCCAAGAAGTATACATAATGAG AAAGGTTCGACACAAAAATGTTGTTCAGTTCTTAGGAGCGTGCACTAGACCTCCAAATCTCTGTATCGTGACAG AATACATGTCTGGGGGAAGCGTGTATGATTATTTACACAAGCAAAAGGGTACCTTTAAGCTTCCATCTTTGCTCAAAGTGGCTGTTGATGTATCAAGGGGAATGAACTATTTGCATCAAAACAATATAATCCACAGGGACTTAAAGGCTGCCAATCTTCTGATGGATGAAAATGAA GTAGTTAAGGTTGGTGATTTTGGCGTGGCCAGAGTGAAAGCCGAAACTGGTGTGATGACTGCTGAAACTGGGACATATCGGTGGATGGCTCCTGAG GTCATAGAACACAAACCCTATGATCATAAAGTCGACGTCTTCAGTTTTGGGGTGGTTCTATGGGAACTGCTGACAGGAAAG CTTCCATACGAGCACTTAACCCCTTTGCAAGCGGCGGTTGGAGTGGTGCAAAAG GGTCTTCGTCCGAATATTCCTACACACACTCATCCAAAGCTTGCTGAACTGCTCGAGAGATGTTGGCAGCAAGACCCTACTTTGAGACCTGACTTTACTGAAATAACGGAAATCTTACAGAAAATTTCAGAGGAG GTTGGAGGCGATGGAACCGACAAACGTCGAGGATTTTTTTCCAGCTTGAGGCATGGACGACATCAATAG
- the LOC140818060 gene encoding serine/threonine-protein kinase STY46-like isoform X7, producing the protein MWKGQKMFSLTRGYWIWLVILLIGPHLKYDLCRFYQSLMGIQKIRSIHASHNTEDMLKPVLHFFVSIHPPPAFGSCPNLELLALEASSSEDQDGNRAVNTGVKCLRPMHEITFSTVDKPKLLSQLTSLLAEVGLNIQEAHAFSTVDGYSLDVFVVDGWPFEEVEQLQTALEEEFLKIEFVMQKTSRPRPHPHQRSLSPLSEHEHVEIKCESVRLEIPSDGTDVWEMDPNFLKFEYKVASGSYGDLYKGTYCSQEVAIKILKAERLNAELQKEFAQEVYIMRKVRHKNVVQFLGACTRPPNLCIVTEYMSGGSVYDYLHKQKGTFKLPSLLKVAVDVSRGMNYLHQNNIIHRDLKAANLLMDENEVVKVGDFGVARVKAETGVMTAETGTYRWMAPEVIEHKPYDHKVDVFSFGVVLWELLTGKLPYEHLTPLQAAVGVVQKGLRPNIPTHTHPKLAELLERCWQQDPTLRPDFTEITEILQKISEEVGGDGTDKRRGFFSSLRHGRHQ; encoded by the exons ATGTGGAAAGGGCAGAAGATGTTCTCACTCACAAGAGGTTACTGGATCTGGCTCGTGATCCTGCTAATAGGCCCGCATTTGAAGTACGACTTGTGCAG GTTTTACCAGTCTCTGATGGGAATTCAGAAGATTCGATCCATTCACGCCAGCCACAATACGGAAG ATATGCTGAAACCTGTACTCCATTTTTTTGTCAGCATCCATCCACCACCTGCCTTTGGCTCTTGTCCTAATCTTGAATTACTTGCACTGGAAGCAAGCAGTTCAGAAGATCAAGATGGGAACAGAGCTGTAAATACTGGTGTAAAGTGTCTAAG GCCCATGCATGAAATTACTTTCTCAACAGTTGACAAGCCAAAACTCCTCAGTCAG TTGACTTCCTTATTAGCTGAAGTCGGGTTGAACATCCAGGAAGCACATGCTTTTTCAACCGTGGATGGCTACTCTCTAGATGTTTTTGTTGTCGATGGTTGGCCATTTGAG GAGGTTGAGCAACTTCAAACTGCACTGGAAGAAGAATTTCTGAAAATTGAG TTTGTCATGCAGAAAACTTCTCGGCCGCGTCCACATCCACATCAACGTTCTCTATCTCCTCTTAGTGAGCATGAGCATGTAGAGATAAAGTGTGAATCCGTTCGTTTGGAAATACCCAGTGATGGCACTGATGTTTGGGAAATGGACCCAAATTTTTTGAAATTCGAGTACAAAGTAGCATCGGGATCATACGGTGATTT ATATAAAGGTACTTACTGCAGTCAGGAAGTAGCAATCAAAATTCTCAAGGCAGAGCGCTTGAATGCAGAACTGCAGAAAGAGTTTGCCCAAGAAGTATACATAATGAG AAAGGTTCGACACAAAAATGTTGTTCAGTTCTTAGGAGCGTGCACTAGACCTCCAAATCTCTGTATCGTGACAG AATACATGTCTGGGGGAAGCGTGTATGATTATTTACACAAGCAAAAGGGTACCTTTAAGCTTCCATCTTTGCTCAAAGTGGCTGTTGATGTATCAAGGGGAATGAACTATTTGCATCAAAACAATATAATCCACAGGGACTTAAAGGCTGCCAATCTTCTGATGGATGAAAATGAA GTAGTTAAGGTTGGTGATTTTGGCGTGGCCAGAGTGAAAGCCGAAACTGGTGTGATGACTGCTGAAACTGGGACATATCGGTGGATGGCTCCTGAG GTCATAGAACACAAACCCTATGATCATAAAGTCGACGTCTTCAGTTTTGGGGTGGTTCTATGGGAACTGCTGACAGGAAAG CTTCCATACGAGCACTTAACCCCTTTGCAAGCGGCGGTTGGAGTGGTGCAAAAG GGTCTTCGTCCGAATATTCCTACACACACTCATCCAAAGCTTGCTGAACTGCTCGAGAGATGTTGGCAGCAAGACCCTACTTTGAGACCTGACTTTACTGAAATAACGGAAATCTTACAGAAAATTTCAGAGGAG GTTGGAGGCGATGGAACCGACAAACGTCGAGGATTTTTTTCCAGCTTGAGGCATGGACGACATCAATAG
- the LOC140818060 gene encoding serine/threonine-protein kinase STY46-like isoform X4 — protein MVMELNDSCGSKVVESAPRKTGPQQKKLEVYNNVLRRLKEVDHPEAQEPAFDDHIWEHFNRLPARYAMDVNVERAEDVLTHKRLLDLARDPANRPAFEVRLVQLIKVLIVQTFSYKPLQINETAELARIRLLRSRFYQSLMGIQKIRSIHASHNTEDMLKPVLHFFVSIHPPPAFGSCPNLELLALEASSSEDQDGNRAVNTGVKCLRPMHEITFSTVDKPKLLSQEAHAFSTVDGYSLDVFVVDGWPFEEVEQLQTALEEEFLKIEKTSRPRPHPHQRSLSPLSEHEHVEIKCESVRLEIPSDGTDVWEMDPNFLKFEYKVASGSYGDLYKGTYCSQEVAIKILKAERLNAELQKEFAQEVYIMRKVRHKNVVQFLGACTRPPNLCIVTEYMSGGSVYDYLHKQKGTFKLPSLLKVAVDVSRGMNYLHQNNIIHRDLKAANLLMDENEVVKVGDFGVARVKAETGVMTAETGTYRWMAPEVIEHKPYDHKVDVFSFGVVLWELLTGKLPYEHLTPLQAAVGVVQKGLRPNIPTHTHPKLAELLERCWQQDPTLRPDFTEITEILQKISEEVGGDGTDKRRGFFSSLRHGRHQ, from the exons GAACTTAACGACAGCTGCGGCAGTAAGGTGGTGGAATCGGCTCCAAGGAAGACCGGGCCACAGCAGAAGAAGTTGGAGGTGTACAATAATGTCCTGCGCCGGCTTAAAGAAGTCGACCATCCGGAGGCTCAGGAGCCAGCTTTCGATGATCATATATGGGAGCATTTCAACCGCCTTCCCGCCAG GTATGCGATGGATGTGAATGTGGAAAGGGCAGAAGATGTTCTCACTCACAAGAGGTTACTGGATCTGGCTCGTGATCCTGCTAATAGGCCCGCATTTGAAGTACGACTTGTGCAG CTTATAAAGGTACTGATAGTTCAAACCTTTAGCTATAAGCCATTGCAAATTAATGAAACAGCTGAGCTTGCTCGTATAAGGCTACTTAGGTCTCG GTTTTACCAGTCTCTGATGGGAATTCAGAAGATTCGATCCATTCACGCCAGCCACAATACGGAAG ATATGCTGAAACCTGTACTCCATTTTTTTGTCAGCATCCATCCACCACCTGCCTTTGGCTCTTGTCCTAATCTTGAATTACTTGCACTGGAAGCAAGCAGTTCAGAAGATCAAGATGGGAACAGAGCTGTAAATACTGGTGTAAAGTGTCTAAG GCCCATGCATGAAATTACTTTCTCAACAGTTGACAAGCCAAAACTCCTCAGTCAG GAAGCACATGCTTTTTCAACCGTGGATGGCTACTCTCTAGATGTTTTTGTTGTCGATGGTTGGCCATTTGAG GAGGTTGAGCAACTTCAAACTGCACTGGAAGAAGAATTTCTGAAAATTGAG AAAACTTCTCGGCCGCGTCCACATCCACATCAACGTTCTCTATCTCCTCTTAGTGAGCATGAGCATGTAGAGATAAAGTGTGAATCCGTTCGTTTGGAAATACCCAGTGATGGCACTGATGTTTGGGAAATGGACCCAAATTTTTTGAAATTCGAGTACAAAGTAGCATCGGGATCATACGGTGATTT ATATAAAGGTACTTACTGCAGTCAGGAAGTAGCAATCAAAATTCTCAAGGCAGAGCGCTTGAATGCAGAACTGCAGAAAGAGTTTGCCCAAGAAGTATACATAATGAG AAAGGTTCGACACAAAAATGTTGTTCAGTTCTTAGGAGCGTGCACTAGACCTCCAAATCTCTGTATCGTGACAG AATACATGTCTGGGGGAAGCGTGTATGATTATTTACACAAGCAAAAGGGTACCTTTAAGCTTCCATCTTTGCTCAAAGTGGCTGTTGATGTATCAAGGGGAATGAACTATTTGCATCAAAACAATATAATCCACAGGGACTTAAAGGCTGCCAATCTTCTGATGGATGAAAATGAA GTAGTTAAGGTTGGTGATTTTGGCGTGGCCAGAGTGAAAGCCGAAACTGGTGTGATGACTGCTGAAACTGGGACATATCGGTGGATGGCTCCTGAG GTCATAGAACACAAACCCTATGATCATAAAGTCGACGTCTTCAGTTTTGGGGTGGTTCTATGGGAACTGCTGACAGGAAAG CTTCCATACGAGCACTTAACCCCTTTGCAAGCGGCGGTTGGAGTGGTGCAAAAG GGTCTTCGTCCGAATATTCCTACACACACTCATCCAAAGCTTGCTGAACTGCTCGAGAGATGTTGGCAGCAAGACCCTACTTTGAGACCTGACTTTACTGAAATAACGGAAATCTTACAGAAAATTTCAGAGGAG GTTGGAGGCGATGGAACCGACAAACGTCGAGGATTTTTTTCCAGCTTGAGGCATGGACGACATCAATAG
- the LOC140818060 gene encoding serine/threonine-protein kinase STY46-like isoform X3 → MVMELNDSCGSKVVESAPRKTGPQQKKLEVYNNVLRRLKEVDHPEAQEPAFDDHIWEHFNRLPARYAMDVNVERAEDVLTHKRLLDLARDPANRPAFEVRLVQLIKVLIVQTFSYKPLQINETAELARIRLLRSRFYQSLMGIQKIRSIHASHNTEDMLKPVLHFFVSIHPPPAFGSCPNLELLALEASSSEDQDGNRAVNTGVKCLRPMHEITFSTVDKPKLLSQEAHAFSTVDGYSLDVFVVDGWPFEEVEQLQTALEEEFLKIEFVMQKTSRPRPHPHQRSLSPLSEHEHVEIKCESVRLEIPSDGTDVWEMDPNFLKFEYKVASGSYGDLYKGTYCSQEVAIKILKAERLNAELQKEFAQEVYIMRKVRHKNVVQFLGACTRPPNLCIVTEYMSGGSVYDYLHKQKGTFKLPSLLKVAVDVSRGMNYLHQNNIIHRDLKAANLLMDENEVVKVGDFGVARVKAETGVMTAETGTYRWMAPEVIEHKPYDHKVDVFSFGVVLWELLTGKLPYEHLTPLQAAVGVVQKGLRPNIPTHTHPKLAELLERCWQQDPTLRPDFTEITEILQKISEEVGGDGTDKRRGFFSSLRHGRHQ, encoded by the exons GAACTTAACGACAGCTGCGGCAGTAAGGTGGTGGAATCGGCTCCAAGGAAGACCGGGCCACAGCAGAAGAAGTTGGAGGTGTACAATAATGTCCTGCGCCGGCTTAAAGAAGTCGACCATCCGGAGGCTCAGGAGCCAGCTTTCGATGATCATATATGGGAGCATTTCAACCGCCTTCCCGCCAG GTATGCGATGGATGTGAATGTGGAAAGGGCAGAAGATGTTCTCACTCACAAGAGGTTACTGGATCTGGCTCGTGATCCTGCTAATAGGCCCGCATTTGAAGTACGACTTGTGCAG CTTATAAAGGTACTGATAGTTCAAACCTTTAGCTATAAGCCATTGCAAATTAATGAAACAGCTGAGCTTGCTCGTATAAGGCTACTTAGGTCTCG GTTTTACCAGTCTCTGATGGGAATTCAGAAGATTCGATCCATTCACGCCAGCCACAATACGGAAG ATATGCTGAAACCTGTACTCCATTTTTTTGTCAGCATCCATCCACCACCTGCCTTTGGCTCTTGTCCTAATCTTGAATTACTTGCACTGGAAGCAAGCAGTTCAGAAGATCAAGATGGGAACAGAGCTGTAAATACTGGTGTAAAGTGTCTAAG GCCCATGCATGAAATTACTTTCTCAACAGTTGACAAGCCAAAACTCCTCAGTCAG GAAGCACATGCTTTTTCAACCGTGGATGGCTACTCTCTAGATGTTTTTGTTGTCGATGGTTGGCCATTTGAG GAGGTTGAGCAACTTCAAACTGCACTGGAAGAAGAATTTCTGAAAATTGAG TTTGTCATGCAGAAAACTTCTCGGCCGCGTCCACATCCACATCAACGTTCTCTATCTCCTCTTAGTGAGCATGAGCATGTAGAGATAAAGTGTGAATCCGTTCGTTTGGAAATACCCAGTGATGGCACTGATGTTTGGGAAATGGACCCAAATTTTTTGAAATTCGAGTACAAAGTAGCATCGGGATCATACGGTGATTT ATATAAAGGTACTTACTGCAGTCAGGAAGTAGCAATCAAAATTCTCAAGGCAGAGCGCTTGAATGCAGAACTGCAGAAAGAGTTTGCCCAAGAAGTATACATAATGAG AAAGGTTCGACACAAAAATGTTGTTCAGTTCTTAGGAGCGTGCACTAGACCTCCAAATCTCTGTATCGTGACAG AATACATGTCTGGGGGAAGCGTGTATGATTATTTACACAAGCAAAAGGGTACCTTTAAGCTTCCATCTTTGCTCAAAGTGGCTGTTGATGTATCAAGGGGAATGAACTATTTGCATCAAAACAATATAATCCACAGGGACTTAAAGGCTGCCAATCTTCTGATGGATGAAAATGAA GTAGTTAAGGTTGGTGATTTTGGCGTGGCCAGAGTGAAAGCCGAAACTGGTGTGATGACTGCTGAAACTGGGACATATCGGTGGATGGCTCCTGAG GTCATAGAACACAAACCCTATGATCATAAAGTCGACGTCTTCAGTTTTGGGGTGGTTCTATGGGAACTGCTGACAGGAAAG CTTCCATACGAGCACTTAACCCCTTTGCAAGCGGCGGTTGGAGTGGTGCAAAAG GGTCTTCGTCCGAATATTCCTACACACACTCATCCAAAGCTTGCTGAACTGCTCGAGAGATGTTGGCAGCAAGACCCTACTTTGAGACCTGACTTTACTGAAATAACGGAAATCTTACAGAAAATTTCAGAGGAG GTTGGAGGCGATGGAACCGACAAACGTCGAGGATTTTTTTCCAGCTTGAGGCATGGACGACATCAATAG
- the LOC140818060 gene encoding serine/threonine-protein kinase STY46-like isoform X1, producing MVMELNDSCGSKVVESAPRKTGPQQKKLEVYNNVLRRLKEVDHPEAQEPAFDDHIWEHFNRLPARYAMDVNVERAEDVLTHKRLLDLARDPANRPAFEVRLVQLIKVLIVQTFSYKPLQINETAELARIRLLRSRFYQSLMGIQKIRSIHASHNTEDMLKPVLHFFVSIHPPPAFGSCPNLELLALEASSSEDQDGNRAVNTGVKCLRPMHEITFSTVDKPKLLSQLTSLLAEVGLNIQEAHAFSTVDGYSLDVFVVDGWPFEEVEQLQTALEEEFLKIEFVMQKTSRPRPHPHQRSLSPLSEHEHVEIKCESVRLEIPSDGTDVWEMDPNFLKFEYKVASGSYGDLYKGTYCSQEVAIKILKAERLNAELQKEFAQEVYIMRKVRHKNVVQFLGACTRPPNLCIVTEYMSGGSVYDYLHKQKGTFKLPSLLKVAVDVSRGMNYLHQNNIIHRDLKAANLLMDENEVVKVGDFGVARVKAETGVMTAETGTYRWMAPEVIEHKPYDHKVDVFSFGVVLWELLTGKLPYEHLTPLQAAVGVVQKGLRPNIPTHTHPKLAELLERCWQQDPTLRPDFTEITEILQKISEEVGGDGTDKRRGFFSSLRHGRHQ from the exons GAACTTAACGACAGCTGCGGCAGTAAGGTGGTGGAATCGGCTCCAAGGAAGACCGGGCCACAGCAGAAGAAGTTGGAGGTGTACAATAATGTCCTGCGCCGGCTTAAAGAAGTCGACCATCCGGAGGCTCAGGAGCCAGCTTTCGATGATCATATATGGGAGCATTTCAACCGCCTTCCCGCCAG GTATGCGATGGATGTGAATGTGGAAAGGGCAGAAGATGTTCTCACTCACAAGAGGTTACTGGATCTGGCTCGTGATCCTGCTAATAGGCCCGCATTTGAAGTACGACTTGTGCAG CTTATAAAGGTACTGATAGTTCAAACCTTTAGCTATAAGCCATTGCAAATTAATGAAACAGCTGAGCTTGCTCGTATAAGGCTACTTAGGTCTCG GTTTTACCAGTCTCTGATGGGAATTCAGAAGATTCGATCCATTCACGCCAGCCACAATACGGAAG ATATGCTGAAACCTGTACTCCATTTTTTTGTCAGCATCCATCCACCACCTGCCTTTGGCTCTTGTCCTAATCTTGAATTACTTGCACTGGAAGCAAGCAGTTCAGAAGATCAAGATGGGAACAGAGCTGTAAATACTGGTGTAAAGTGTCTAAG GCCCATGCATGAAATTACTTTCTCAACAGTTGACAAGCCAAAACTCCTCAGTCAG TTGACTTCCTTATTAGCTGAAGTCGGGTTGAACATCCAGGAAGCACATGCTTTTTCAACCGTGGATGGCTACTCTCTAGATGTTTTTGTTGTCGATGGTTGGCCATTTGAG GAGGTTGAGCAACTTCAAACTGCACTGGAAGAAGAATTTCTGAAAATTGAG TTTGTCATGCAGAAAACTTCTCGGCCGCGTCCACATCCACATCAACGTTCTCTATCTCCTCTTAGTGAGCATGAGCATGTAGAGATAAAGTGTGAATCCGTTCGTTTGGAAATACCCAGTGATGGCACTGATGTTTGGGAAATGGACCCAAATTTTTTGAAATTCGAGTACAAAGTAGCATCGGGATCATACGGTGATTT ATATAAAGGTACTTACTGCAGTCAGGAAGTAGCAATCAAAATTCTCAAGGCAGAGCGCTTGAATGCAGAACTGCAGAAAGAGTTTGCCCAAGAAGTATACATAATGAG AAAGGTTCGACACAAAAATGTTGTTCAGTTCTTAGGAGCGTGCACTAGACCTCCAAATCTCTGTATCGTGACAG AATACATGTCTGGGGGAAGCGTGTATGATTATTTACACAAGCAAAAGGGTACCTTTAAGCTTCCATCTTTGCTCAAAGTGGCTGTTGATGTATCAAGGGGAATGAACTATTTGCATCAAAACAATATAATCCACAGGGACTTAAAGGCTGCCAATCTTCTGATGGATGAAAATGAA GTAGTTAAGGTTGGTGATTTTGGCGTGGCCAGAGTGAAAGCCGAAACTGGTGTGATGACTGCTGAAACTGGGACATATCGGTGGATGGCTCCTGAG GTCATAGAACACAAACCCTATGATCATAAAGTCGACGTCTTCAGTTTTGGGGTGGTTCTATGGGAACTGCTGACAGGAAAG CTTCCATACGAGCACTTAACCCCTTTGCAAGCGGCGGTTGGAGTGGTGCAAAAG GGTCTTCGTCCGAATATTCCTACACACACTCATCCAAAGCTTGCTGAACTGCTCGAGAGATGTTGGCAGCAAGACCCTACTTTGAGACCTGACTTTACTGAAATAACGGAAATCTTACAGAAAATTTCAGAGGAG GTTGGAGGCGATGGAACCGACAAACGTCGAGGATTTTTTTCCAGCTTGAGGCATGGACGACATCAATAG